The Sulfurimonas hongkongensis genomic interval CAGGGCTAATATCAGCTTAGAGTTTTCTCTTATTTTTTTTATAATCCTTAGGTCATGGTCGGTACTTAATGCTCCTTCGACTATAGTTAAGTCAACACTCTCTGGAAACTCTTTCATATCAACATAGGGGCTATAGACAACATCTACATACTCGGCTATCTCAATGAGTCTCTCATCCATATCTAAAAATGACATATGACAGCCAGAACAGCCATCAAGCCAGATAGTTCCTAGGCGTATTTTTTTCATCTTTGACCCCTGTTTTTAACAAGTTCTGTAATAATCTCTCGTTTTTTTACAACCTCTTCTTCGCTTATATCTTTTTCATAAAGTGCTCCCGTTGGGCAGACATAGACACATTTTCCACAGCTTGTACAGCTTGTTGAATCTGCCCAAGGCTCATCCATATCGTGGATTATTCTTGTGTTTAGTCCTCTGCCAAAGAGATCAAGTGCATGAGCTCCCTCTATCTCATCACAAACTCTTATACATCTCGTACATAAGATACATCTGTTTGGGTCATTTACAAAGTTTTTATGTGAAGCATCTACCTCAAATCTCTGATTTAGATAAGGGGTGAAACTGTGTCCAAGTTCAAGTTCTACGGATTTGCTTTGAAGCTGGCAATCTCCATTAACCACGCAAGTGCTGCATGTATGAGAACGCTCTGAGAACATCATAGAGAGTATCATCTCTCTTGCGGCTTTTATCCTAGGTGAAGAGGTAGTTACTTCCATCCCCTCTTTTATCTTTGCAGTACATGAGGGTATGGGTTCATGTCTTCCTTCTATCTCAACTATGCACATTCTGCATGAGCCAACATTGCTAAGACCCCGTAGATGACACATAGTTGGAATCTCAATATCGTTGTCATGAGCAACTTCAAGTATAGTTTGGTTTGATTGCCCCGTGACGCAGACACCATCTATCTTGAAATTTTTGACTCTTACTTTTTCTTTAATCATCTTTTATTCCTGCTAGATATTCATCTTCAAAGTATCTTATGGTACTTAAAACTGGATTTGGAGCAGTTTGTCCAAGTCCGCAAAGACTTGTACTCTTTACTACCAAACACATCTCTTTTAAAAGGACAAAATCATGCATTGTCGCCTCTTTTGCTATAAACTTGTCAAGTAGTTGTGTAAGCTGTGTTGTCCCTACACGACAAGGTGTGCACTTACCACATGATTCGCTTGCACAAAAGTCCATAAAAAATCGTGCAATTTCTACCATATTAGAGCTATCATCCATCACTATAAGTCCACCGCTTCCCATCATAGAGTCCACTTCTTTAAGTGACTCATAATCAACTCTTAAATCTAAGAGTTCTTCGGGGATACATCCTCCACTAGGACCGCCTGATTGGATAGCTTTAAATTTTCTACCATTTTCAACTCCGCCACCAATATCATAAACAAGTTCTCTTAATGTCGTCCCCATAGGAACTTCAACAAGTCCAGTATTTTTTATAAGCCCAGAGAGTGCAAAGACCTTTGTTCCGCTTGAGTTTTTTGTGCCTATGGTCTTAAACCACGCGCCACCATTTTTAATGATAGGAGCTATATTTGCAAAGGTTTCAACATTGTTTAAAAGAGTAGGACTTCCCCACAAACCGTGATCACTTAGATGTGGTGGTTTTTGTCTAGGATGTCCACG includes:
- a CDS encoding 2Fe-2S iron-sulfur cluster-binding protein, producing the protein MIKEKVRVKNFKIDGVCVTGQSNQTILEVAHDNDIEIPTMCHLRGLSNVGSCRMCIVEIEGRHEPIPSCTAKIKEGMEVTTSSPRIKAAREMILSMMFSERSHTCSTCVVNGDCQLQSKSVELELGHSFTPYLNQRFEVDASHKNFVNDPNRCILCTRCIRVCDEIEGAHALDLFGRGLNTRIIHDMDEPWADSTSCTSCGKCVYVCPTGALYEKDISEEEVVKKREIITELVKNRGQR
- a CDS encoding complex I 51 kDa subunit family protein; this encodes MITSIEELQELAQMKKSHNENNPKEPTIDMSCDFYTKQTRIVLENEGIIDPEDIEDYITHGGYMSLFKVLDEMSPKDVIEEIKISGLRGRGGGGYPTGLKWESVSKVQSEQKYIICNGDEGDPGAFMDRAVMESDPHKVLEGMAIAGFACGANKGYIYIRAEYPIAVKRLTRAIKQATRLGILGANIAQSGFGFNIEIRLGAGAYVCGEGTALIASIEGGRGHPRQKPPHLSDHGLWGSPTLLNNVETFANIAPIIKNGGAWFKTIGTKNSSGTKVFALSGLIKNTGLVEVPMGTTLRELVYDIGGGVENGRKFKAIQSGGPSGGCIPEELLDLRVDYESLKEVDSMMGSGGLIVMDDSSNMVEIARFFMDFCASESCGKCTPCRVGTTQLTQLLDKFIAKEATMHDFVLLKEMCLVVKSTSLCGLGQTAPNPVLSTIRYFEDEYLAGIKDD